A window of Candidatus Methylomirabilota bacterium genomic DNA:
TCGCCTACCTGATCGACCCACGCACGCCGAAGAACTCGGGGACCTTCCGCCCGGTGAAGACGATCCTGAAGGAGGGCACGATCGTCTGGCCGTACGCGCCGGCGCCGGTCACGCTCGCGACCAACCACTGCGCCCAGGAGATCGCCGAGGCGATCATCAAGGCGCTGGCGCCCGCGTGCCCCGAGCGGACGATCGCGGGCTGGGGGCGGCGCTTCCGCATCGCGATCAAGGGCGTCAATCCGCGGACCAAGCGGCCGTTCATCTGGCACATGTTCCACGCGCGGCCGGGCGGCGGCGCGACGGCCGTGGGCGACGGCTGGGAGACGGCCGGCGAGGGCCAGGCGGCCGGCGGCATCAAGTTCGGGAGCGTCGAGGTCGCCGAGGTGCGGTTCCCGCTGACGTTCGAGCACCACGAATTCCGCGCGGACTCGGCCGGCGACGGCCGGCACCGCGGCGGCGTCGGCGCGGTGCTCCGCCTGCGCGTGGACACGGAGGAGCCCGCGGTCGCGAACACGGCGGGCGACGGCGTGCGCCATCCGCCGTACGGTCTCCTCGGCGGCCGGGACGGCCTCCCGCACCGGTACCGGCTGCTCTCGCGCGGGCGGGCGCCGCGCTTCCTCAAGACGAAGGAGGTCGGCGTCGTCGTGCGGCCGGGGGACGTGTTCTTCGTCGAGTCGTCCGGCGGCGGCGGCTACGGGCCGCCGTCGAGGCGGTCGCGCGAGGCGCGCGCGGCGGACCTCGCGAACGGCTTTGTGACCAGGCGCGGCGGCGTGTCGCGGGCGCGGAAGACGCGCTAGGGTGCAGCTCCGGGGGACGCTGCCGCTCCTCGCGCTCCTGCCGCTCGCGTCGCCGTGCGCGGCCTTCCAGGAGGAGGTCCGGACACTCGCGACGCGCGCGGGCGTGACGGACGCGTTCTTCCTGATCACGCCCGACGCGCCGCCGGTGGCGAGCGTGGTCCTCTTCTCCGGCGGCGAGGGCGTCGTCGGGGTGGGGCGCCTGAAGAATCCCGGGTGGGGACGCGGGAACTTCCTCGTCAGGAACCGCCGGACGTTCGCCGGGCACGGCATCCTCGTCGCGGTCGTGGAGGTGCCGTCCGACCACAAGACGGGCTACGGCTACGGCGCGTTCAGGGCGAGCAAGGAGCACGCGCAGGACATCGCCGCCGTCATCGCCGCGCTGCGCCGCGAGGCGAGCGTGCCGGTGTGGGTCGTCGGGACGAGCATGGGGACGATCTCCGCGGCGAACGCCGCCGCGCGGCTCAGGGAGGGCGGGCCCGACGGGCTCGTGCTCACGTCGAGCGTGACGCGCAGGAGCCGGGTCGTGGGCGTCACGCTGAGCGACGTGGACCTCGACGAGATCCGCGTGCCGACGCTCGTGGTGCACCACGAGAACGACGCGTGCGTCGTGACGCCGATCGCCGACGCGTGGACGCTCCCGCGGCGGCTCAAGCGGGCGCCGAAGAAGGAGGTCGTCGCGTTCCGGGGCGGGTCGCCGGTCGGCGACCCGTGCGAGGGCTATGCGCATCACGGGTACTTCGGGATCGACGACGAGGTCGTGAAGGCGATCGCCGACTGGATCAAGGCGGCCAGGTGAGGGGGGACGGCATGTTCAAGCACGTGGTGACGTCGGAAGCGGAGCTGCGGGACCTCCTGGGCTCCCCGAGCGAGCGGGCGGTGAAGAAGGACGTCGCGGTCCTCGACGAGCACTGCCGCGCGTTCCTCGCGCGGTCGCCGTTCCTGCTGCTCGCGACGTCGAGCGGCGCCGGCCGGTGCGACGTGTCGCCCAAGGGCGACGCGCCGGGCTTCGTCCGCGTCCTCGACGAGCGCCATCTGGTCGTCCCCGATCGGCCGGGCAACAAGCGGCTCGACGGGATGCGGAACCTCCTCCAGAACCCGCACGTCGGGATGATCTTCCTCGTCCCCGGGCGCGAGGAGACGCTCCGGGTCAACGGCCGCGCCTGGATCGTGCGCGACGCCGAGCTGCTCGCGTCGCTCGCCGCGCGGGGACGGGAGCCGCTCCTCGCGATCGGCGTGGAGGTCGAGGAGTGCTTCTTCCACTGTCCGAAGGCGTTCCTGCGCTCCGAGCTGTGGGAGCCCGCGCGCTGGCCCGGCCGCGAGGCGCTCCCGTCGATGGCGAGCGTGATCTACGACCAGGTGCGCCCCGAGGGCAGGACGCGCGAGGAGTACCAGCGCGAGAGCGAGGAGAACCTCAAGAGGACCCTCTACTGATGGCCCGCGTGCCGCTCATCACCACGAAGGACGAGCTGCCGGCCGAGCACCACGCCGCGTTCGACCTCATCACGCAGAGCCGCGGCCGGGTGGCCGGGCCCTTCGGGGTGCTCCTGCACAGTCCCGAGGCCGCCAAGCGCATCGCCCACCTCGGCGCCTACATCCGCTTCGAGTCCGCGCTCTCGGGCGAGCAGCGCGAGCTGGCGATCCTCGCGACGGCGCGGGCGATGGACTGCCGCTACGAGTGGGCCGCCCACGTGCCGCTCGCGCGGAAGGCGGGCGTGCGCGGCGAGGCGATCGCCGCGATCCGCGACAAGCGCGCGCCCGCGGGCCTGACGCCGGCCGAGGCCGAGATCGTCCAGTTCGTGACGGCGCTCCTCCGCGCCCACCGCGTGGACGACGGGACCTACCGGACGCTCCACGCGCGCTTCGGCGCGCGGGCCCTCGTCGAGCTGACGGCGACCGCCGGCTACTACGCGATGATCGCCTCCGCGCTCAACGCGTTCGACGTCCAGCCCGAGCCGGGCGCCGACCTCCTGCCTGACTGAGCCGCGTGTACCGCATCGGGATCGACGTCGGCGGCACCTTCACCGACCTCGTGGCGGTCGACGACGGCGGACGGGTCGTCATCGCCAAGACCGCTTCCACGCCGCGCGACCCGTCCGAGGGGCTCATGGAGGGGCTGCGCCTCCTCGCCGCCGAGCTCGGCACCGACCTC
This region includes:
- a CDS encoding alpha/beta hydrolase, with amino-acid sequence MQLRGTLPLLALLPLASPCAAFQEEVRTLATRAGVTDAFFLITPDAPPVASVVLFSGGEGVVGVGRLKNPGWGRGNFLVRNRRTFAGHGILVAVVEVPSDHKTGYGYGAFRASKEHAQDIAAVIAALRREASVPVWVVGTSMGTISAANAAARLREGGPDGLVLTSSVTRRSRVVGVTLSDVDLDEIRVPTLVVHHENDACVVTPIADAWTLPRRLKRAPKKEVVAFRGGSPVGDPCEGYAHHGYFGIDDEVVKAIADWIKAAR
- a CDS encoding pyridoxamine 5'-phosphate oxidase family protein, whose amino-acid sequence is MFKHVVTSEAELRDLLGSPSERAVKKDVAVLDEHCRAFLARSPFLLLATSSGAGRCDVSPKGDAPGFVRVLDERHLVVPDRPGNKRLDGMRNLLQNPHVGMIFLVPGREETLRVNGRAWIVRDAELLASLAARGREPLLAIGVEVEECFFHCPKAFLRSELWEPARWPGREALPSMASVIYDQVRPEGRTREEYQRESEENLKRTLY
- a CDS encoding carboxymuconolactone decarboxylase family protein, which gives rise to MARVPLITTKDELPAEHHAAFDLITQSRGRVAGPFGVLLHSPEAAKRIAHLGAYIRFESALSGEQRELAILATARAMDCRYEWAAHVPLARKAGVRGEAIAAIRDKRAPAGLTPAEAEIVQFVTALLRAHRVDDGTYRTLHARFGARALVELTATAGYYAMIASALNAFDVQPEPGADLLPD